A genome region from Coturnix japonica isolate 7356 chromosome 13, Coturnix japonica 2.1, whole genome shotgun sequence includes the following:
- the PDLIM7 gene encoding LOW QUALITY PROTEIN: PDZ and LIM domain protein 7 (The sequence of the model RefSeq protein was modified relative to this genomic sequence to represent the inferred CDS: deleted 2 bases in 2 codons): protein MGEMESYKVMLNGPAPWGFRLQGGKDFSMPLSISRLTPGGKAAQAGVGVGDWVLYIDGESTSTMTHIEAQNRIRACGDRLCLTLSRSQNHLGKPQKVQSLDKKPQEHPTSPKYDPSKLHLIEDSEDWQPRNTSTQSRSFLKLAQLTGTDSFEDHEDELVRKPRGPRVSFWGTEEEWQSVHPPGTPACDPGKLRLMEDAEDWQPRTGTSQSRSFRKLARLTGTDGLEDHEDEPVRKPRDARGSFCGTEEQWQPPPHVEPPTTPACDPGKLRLMEDAEDWQPRTGTSQSRSFRKLARLTGTDGRFEDHEDEPVRKPRDARGSFCGTEEPWQPPPHVEPPTTPACDPGKLRXXXXXEDWQPRTGTSQSRSFRKLARLTGTDGLEDVFAKNPSRDARGSFCGTEEQWQPPPHVEPPTTPACDPGKLRLMEDAEDWQPRTGTSQSRSSANWPRLTGTDGLEDHEEEPVRKPRSPHVLFCGTEEPRQPLPHVEPPTTPACDPGKLRLFEDAEDWQPRTGTSQSRSFRKLARLTGTDGLEDDDVFIKKPSQVSVPDPSPGAAMKTEPGLAPRTPAATPGPTSRPPWAVDPSFAERYAPDKTSTVLSKHSQPATPTPMQNRSSIVQAAQQAPEGPGRTPLCFKCNKIIRGRYLVALGHYYHPEEFTCCQCRKVLDEGGFFEEKGSIFCPKCYDTRYAPSCAKCKKKITGEVMHALKMTWHVQCFTCAACKTPIRNRAFYMEEGQPYCERDYEKMFGTKCRGCDFKIDAGDRFLEALGFSWHDTCFVCAICQTNLEGKTFYSKKDKPLCKSHAFSHV from the exons ATGGGCGAGATGGAGTCCTATAAGGTGATGCTGAACGGGCCGGCGCCCTGGGGGTTCcggctgcagggagggaaggacTTCAGCATGCCGCTCTCCATCTCCAGG CTGACTCCAGGTGGAAAGGCTGCCCAGGCCGGCGTGGGAGTGGGCGACTGGGTGCTGTACATTGACGGGGAGAGCACCAGCACCATGACACACATCGAGGCCCAGAACAGGATCCGCGCATGCGGGGACAGGCTCTGCCTCACCCTGAGCAG ATCCCAGAACCACCTGGGGAAGCCGCAGAAG GTGCAGAGCCTTGACAA GAAACCACAGGAGCACCCCACTTCCCCCAAATATGACCCCAGCAAGTTGCACCTGATCGAGGACTCTGAGGACTGGCAGCCCCGCAACACCAGCACCCAGTCCCGCTCCTTCCTCAAACTGGCCCAGCTGACGGGCACAGACAGCT TTGAGGACCACGAGGATGAGCTGGTTAGGAAGCCCAG GGGTCCACGTGTGTCATTTTGGGGTACAGAGGAGGAGTG GCAATCTGTGCACCCCCCTGGCACCCCTGCGTGTGACCCGGGCAAGCTGCGGCTGATGGAGGATGCTGAGGACTGGCAGCCCCGCACCGGCACCTCCCAGTCCCGCTCCTTCCGCAAACTGGCCCGGCTGACGGGCACTGATGGCC TTGAGGACCACGAGGATGAGCCAGTTAGGAAGCCCAG AGATGCCCGTGGGTCGTTCTGTGGTACGGAGGAGCAGTG gcagcccccaccccacgTGGAGCCCCCCACCACCCCTGCGTGTGACCCGGGCAAGCTGAGGCTGATGGAGGACGCTGAGGACTGGCAGCCCCGCACCGGCACCTCCCAGTCCCGCTCCTTCCGCAAACTGGCCCGGCTGACGGGCACTGATGGCCGCT TTGAGGACCACGAGGATGAGCCAGTTAGGAAGCCCAG AGATGCCCGCGGGTCGTTCTGTGGTACGGAGGAGCCGTG gcagcccccaccccacgTGGAGCCCCCCACCACCCCTGCGTGTGACCCGGGCAAGCTGCG NNNNNNNNNNNNNNNNGAGGACTGGCAGCCCCGCACCGGCACCTCCCAGTCCCGCTCCTTCCGCAAACTGGCCCGGCTGACGGGCACTGATGGCC TGGAAGATGTGTTTGCTAAGAATCCCAG CAGGGATGCCCGCGGGTCGTTCTGTGGTACAGAGGAGCAGTG gcagcccccaccccacgTGGAGCCCCCCACCACCCCTGCGTGTGACCCGGGCAAGCTGCGGCTGATGGAGGATGCTGAGGACTGGCAGCCCCGCACCGGCACC TCCCAGTCCCGCTCTTCCGCAAACTGGCCCCGGCTGACGGGCACTGATGGCC TTGAGGACCACGAGGAG GAGCCAGTTAGGAAGCCCAG AAGCCCCCATGTATTGTTCTGTGGTACGGAGGAGCCGCG gcagcccctgccccacGTGGAGCCCCCCACCACCCCTGCGTGTGACCCGGGCAAGCTGCGTCTGTTTGAGGATGCTGAGGACTGGCAGCCCCGCACCGGCACCTCCCAGTCCCGCTCCTTCCGCAAACTGGCCCGGCTGACGGGCACTGATGGCT TGGAAGATGAtgatgtatttattaaaaagccCAG CCAGGTCTCCGTACCGGACCCATCCCCGGGGGCAGCAATGAAGACAGAACCAGGATTGg CCCCCAGGactcctgctgccacccctgGCCCTACCAGCCGCCCGCCCTGGGCTGTGGACCCCTCATTTGCTGAGCGCTACGCACCAGACAAGACGAGCACGGTGCTGAGCAAGCACAGCCAGCCGGCCACGCCGACCCCCATGCAGAACCGCAGCTCCATtgtgcaggcagcccagcaggcaCCCGAGGGCCCCGGCCGCACACCGCTCTGCTTCAAGTGCAACAAGATCATCAG GGGACGCTACCTCGTGGCCCTGGGACATTATTACCACCCTGAGGAGTTCACCTGCTGCCAGTGCAGGAAGGTGCTGGATGAGGGTGGTTTCTTTGAGGAAAAGGGCTCCATCTTCTGCCCCAAGTGCTACGACACGCGCTATGCACCCAGCTGTGCTAAGTGCAAGAAGAAGATCACTGGG GAGGTCATGCATGCGCTGAAGATGACCTGGCACGTGCAGTGCTTCACCTGCGCAGCCTGCAAAACTCCCATCCGCAACCGTGCCTTCTACATGGAGGAGGGACAGCCCTACTGTGAGAGAG ACTATGAGAAGATGTTTGGCACCAAGTGCCGTGGCTGTGACTTCAAGATCGACGCTGGGGACCGGTTCCTGGAGGCACTGGGCTTCAGCTGGCATGACACTTGCTTCGTCTGTGCG ATCTGCCAGACCAATCTGGAAGGGAAGACATTCTATTCCAAGAAGGACAAGCCGCTGTGCAAGAGCCATGCTTTCTCTCACGTGTGA